From the Schistocerca piceifrons isolate TAMUIC-IGC-003096 chromosome 2, iqSchPice1.1, whole genome shotgun sequence genome, the window gctcaacacgtggggcgtgaggtctccacagtacatcgatgttgtcgccagtggtcggcggaaggtgcacgagcccgtcgacctgggaccggaccgcagcgacgcacggatgcacgccaagaccgtaggatcctacgcagtgccgtaggggagcgcaccgccacttcccagcaaattagggacactgttgctcctggggtaccggcgaggaccattcgcaaccgtctccatgaagctgggctacggtcccacacaccgttaggccgtcttccgctcacgccccaacatcgtgcagtccacctccagtggtgtcgcgacaggcgtgaatggagggacgaatggagacgtgtcgtcttcagcgatgagagtcgcttctgccttggtgccaatgatggtcgtatgcgtgtttggcgccgtgcgggtgagcgccacaatcaggactgcatacgaccgaggcacacagggcaacacccggcatcatggtgtggggagcgatctcctacactggccgtacaccactggtgatcgtcgaagggacactgaatagtgcacggtacatcgaaacagtcatcgaacccatcgttctaccattcctagaccggcaagggaacttgctgttctaacaggacaatgcacgtccgcatgtatcccgtgccacccaacgtgctctagaaggtgtaagtcaactaccctggctagcaagatctccggatctgtcccccattgagcatgtttgggactggatgaagcgtcgtctcacgcggtctgcacgtccagcacgaacgctggtccaactgaggcgccaggtggaaatggcatggcaagccgttccacaggactacatccagcatccctacgatcgtctccatgggagaatagcagcctgcattgctgcgaaaggtggatatacactgtactagtgccgacattgtgcatgctctgttgcctgtgtctatgtgcctgtggttctgtcagtgtgatcatgtggtgtatctgaccccaggaatgtgtcaataaagtttccccttcctgggacaatgaattcacggtgttcttatttcaatttccaggagtgtatattaataggTAGAGTTGTATCTGTTGACATTATCACCTTCTATTAATTCATTTAACATTTTCTCGCAAAATTGAAGCCAATGGTCAAGATCGTCTTCCAGCAACCCATGTATGAAATGAGGTATACAATGTTGGAATTTGGAATTTTCTCCGCACTTACGTTCTAGAAGTATCCTGTTCCAGAACCAGCCTAAGAGTAGACATTATACGGCACCGGATAATCTCTTGTAGACTTTTAAGCTTAGTTTCACTACTTATTGGTGGCCTACCTGACTTTTGGCAATCCATTACAGATACGCTTTTGTAAAACGTATCCGTAAATTGTAGGCAGCCTTCGTTGTAAGTGTAACTTCGTTAAATTATTATTCCACTCGTTTATTATTAAATTATAACTTCCTCTGTACCACCCTTACCACCCTTTTAAACCAAAATCACTTCTTTCATTATAAAACATCTTCACAGCAGGTTAGAGTCAACAAAAAACAATGTTAGAGATTTTTCTTCTTTAGGATCAGCAGCGTAATACATGTCAGACAATGACATGGTTATTAGAAAGATGTAGCAGGATAGCTGTTTATAATAGTTAATCTTTTTTAACGACAGATGTTTCGGTATTTTCTGCGAATAGAATTTTGGTGAGTCAGTGTATAAATGTCATTTACATTAAAGCGTCCATGTTATTCTAACGTCTAGAacgatgtgacgtccatattacgtcgttgGTGAACTTTTAAGGTTTGgtgaatatatataaataatatgttaattatcatttgagccggccggggtggccgagtggttctaggtgctacagtctggaaccgcgtgaccgctacggtcgcaggttcgaatcctgcctcgggcatggatgtgtgtgatgtccttaggttagttaggtttaagtagttctaagttctaggggactgatgaccttagaagttaagtcccatagtggtcagagccatttgatttttatgGTTTGACAGTACTCTGACAGTTATACACTTACGACTTTGTATGTTTATAAAGATTACCCAGATGAACAGCTATATTATTTTAGTACCTAAATATAGTTAATTAGTAATTTAGTTAGTAACATCATTCGAGACGTGAGTGCAATATAGCCACTTTAATACAAGTGACATTCAAATTTATACACGGCCTCGTCAAAATTGTATTCGCAGGTACTTGACAACTGCGATAAAtagcgaaacagtctgtcgttcaTAAAGATTAATTGTTATACGCAGCTAATCTGGTGCATCTTTCTAGTAATGTCAGATGACTGATTTAATAGCAGTGCACTCCGATGTTTATGTCTATAATTACCACAAACAAACAAGATTACCTTAAcgatttcagtgagttacaatcgGTAGTGACTATTGTCTCACCCCGTCCAGTAACATTAGAAAATGAAAATCATAGGGTAcaattttaaagttattttttcaGTGGCTTGACAAGCACAGTAGGAATGAACAGACATCAGTAATCAGAGGTTAAATAAAGATGCTAAGAGCACttaatttcagaaaataaattttattttacagtgTTCATATGTTTCACAATGTACATGCAAATGGACGATGAACGTGCGATGATGGGTCAACAGTGGCGAAGTTAGTTAAGCGATGCGGTGGCGGGTCATTCATGTAAACCGCTCTCATGCCGAGCGCTATGTGGTGGACAACGATGCAGTTCCTCTAACCGTGGTAGGGCGCAGGACCGTGGCCGGCAGCCGGGTAGGCGTATGCGTGGGCGGCGGGAGCGGGGGCGGCCAGGACAGCtgcgtgggcggcgggggcgggggcagcGTACACCGGCGCGGGGGCGGCGTAAACAGCGGCGTGGGCGACGGGAGCGGGAGCAGGAGCGGGGGCGGCGTACACCGGCGCGTGGGCGGCGGGTGCCGGAGCGGGGGCGGCCACGACCACGGCCCTGGGCGGCGCCGGCGTCGGGTGTCCGATGCGCTTCACGACCGCCTGGAAGCCGTTGTGGTCGTCGGCCGTGTACTCGACGATGCGGGTCGTGCCGTCGGCGTCGATGAGGCTGTAGGCGCCGGTCACGCGGTCGCCGTCGCGGTGCTCGAACTGCGTCTTGGCGTCGCCCGTGTGCGAGTCGGCCACGGCGTAGTCGAACCTGTAGCTGGGCGGCGCGTAGTGGTCGTAGACGACGGCGTGGGCCGGCGCCGGCGCTGGAGCCGCGGGGAGGTGGGCCGGCGCTACGATCCCGGCGTGGGCGGCGGCCAGCAGGCAGGCGAGGACGGCGACACTCTGCATCTCGGCTGTGGTTGGGAGGCGACTGCTGCAGCTGTCCTGGGAGTGGAGGAGGTCCGCTGTTGTGTGACTGTTCGAGGCGTCTGCGCTGGTTTATATAGCTCGTTAATCTCCGGCACAGTGGAGGGAAAGTACTTATCGGAGGATATTTTTTTTCTCCCTGAGGTCCCCCACCCTGGCCATACTGGGCAGGCATCTTAAGGCCGCGCCGGAGAACGTATCTGAGGCGGTGCCTCGGCGGCGAAAGCAAGAGCCGACCGCTCGGAGCGATACCTTGAGTGCTGACCTTTGAGACCGATCGTGCAGAAGCAAACTCCTTTCAGTGGCAGTAACTCACCAAACTCAACGCACACTACTGCTTATCTAACTTGTTTCTTATTTCGAATGCCTAAACCATATGCTCAGATTCTCTAACAAACTGCCAAAGTGCCAGAATGCCTTATTCTTAAATACGCATCTTTAGATCCATATGTAACTCCATTTCTCtcattctctttctctttctctgactctctctctctctctctctctctttcacctaTCAAACTATCTATCTATCTGTGTGTCTCTCTatttatctgtctctctctctctctctctctctttctctctctctctctctctctctctctctctctctctctctctctctctctctccctttcagtCCTTTTCTTTACTTGTCTATCGCACTTTATTTTTCCCTCCTTCTCTGATACTGTGCTTCTTGTGGATCTAAGTACACAGCATACACAGTgtcattataattaaagtttctcacTTGGGAGAGTCTCCAAGATAAACGAGTCATCGTAGGACAATGCAAGTTTGTgcaaaacatttgtaaggacatgcggaagagaaataacgaaggaaccattgaaagaaacatattttaatttccacatgagtggGTAACAGTTGTGAGTTGGGTACCATGTatatgttccaggttacaaataTCACGTTAAAAAAGTTGGTAACGATGTGAAGTTTGTACGGACACCTGTGACTTTTGTAGGGAAACCATTTCACAATTCGCAGCGCTTTCCGAAAGGTGGACAGTTGAATGTTCagctctcaatatactacagcatcatccgcaaaagccttgGTGAAcgtctgatgttatccacaaggtcatttatatatattgtgaatagcaacggtcctacgacactcccctgcggcacacctgaaatcactcttacttcagaagacttctctccattgagaatcacatgctgcattctgttatctaggaactcttcaatcgaatcacacaattggtctgatagttcatatgctcttactttgttcgttaaatgactgtggggaactgtatcaaacgccttgcagaagtcaagcaacacggcatctacctgggaacccgtatctgtggtcctctgagtctcgtggacgaatagcgtgagccgagtttcacacgatcgtctttttcgaaacccatgctgatttctacagagtagatttctagtctccggataagtcattattctcgaacataatacgtgttccaaaattctacaactgatcgacgttagagatatacgtttatagttctgcacatctgttcgacgtcccttcttgaaaacggggatgacctatgcccctttccaatcttttggaacgctatgctcttctagagctCTGCTTGAAGATTGTGCACTGCGTCTAGCATTCTCGGCCATGGCAAAAggaactttttcaaaaatttctggCGGAGGAACAGTTCCCAAGTCGCAACTTAATTCGTATTTCCGAATCATCATCGTCAACCCTGacgcggaaagaggacctctccgcattcctttttatttatttattttatttatcgtataACATTCCAGCAGCAGATACACAAAAATTGCCATTACAATGCAAaggaatatatataaaaatatatttaaaataatgaaatagcgaataaaatatttcttatacaTGCAAGTGGGCAATGTGATACGATTTACAGAAATATGACATGTATCTTGCGAGACTAGAAGCTATTGGTTACACAGAGATGACCAGGTTTTTAGGTCCACTTCATAACTCGAGGTGTGGCTTCTACTTCTGATCAACTGAATTTCCCAGTAGGGCACACTTTTGTGATGTGGTCCAGAGTTTGCTCACGTGCCCCACAGTCACAGCTTTGGTTATCTGCGAATCCCCATTTTTAGAGGGTTGCCTTGCATCTAGTGTAGCCACTTCGGATACGGGTGAGCGTAACCCAGTCTTTCCTAGCAAAGTGGAACCCTTTTAGTGCTTTTGAGGAGTCAATTATCAGGTGATAATTACTGACTgagttctcccattcctttttccaAGCGTCTGTAAGGGTGAAGCTATCCTCTCCTTTTATATAGCTGTCACACCATATCGAGTTCCGTAACTTCAGTCGGTGACTTGATAAATTTCTAATGACATCTCGAATAAGTAGGCATTTTGCATCgtctgtttgtgtttttttgtcATTCTTTAATAGAAGTTTTTTTgccgtctgccggccggagtggccgagtggttctaggcgctacagtctggaaccgcacgaccgctacggtctcaggttcgaatcctgcttcggcatggatgtgtgtgatgtccttaggttagttaggtttaaatagttctaagttctagcggactgatgacctcagaagttaagtcccatagtgctcagagccatttgaaccatttttgccgtcTCTGTTTTGGCGGTGCTACGTTGGCAATGACGGAGAGCCATGGTATTGGGGGTACATTTTAATGACCCAGTGATAATACGCATGG encodes:
- the LOC124776058 gene encoding cuticle protein-like, with amino-acid sequence MQSVAVLACLLAAAHAGIVAPAHLPAAPAPAPAHAVVYDHYAPPSYRFDYAVADSHTGDAKTQFEHRDGDRVTGAYSLIDADGTTRIVEYTADDHNGFQAVVKRIGHPTPAPPRAVVVAAPAPAPAAHAPVYAAPAPAPAPVAHAAVYAAPAPVYAAPAPAAHAAVLAAPAPAAHAYAYPAAGHGPAPYHGSVAVLACLLAATHAGIVSPAHLPAAPAPAPAHAVGYDHYALPSYKFDYAVADSHTGDAKTQFEHRDGDRVTGAYSLIDADGTTRIVEYTADDHNGFQAVVKRIGHPTPAPPRAVVVAAPAPAPAAHAPVYAAPAPAPAPVAHAAVYAAPAPVYAAPAPAPAAHAAVLAAPAPAAHAYAYPAVGHGPAPYHG